In Ciona intestinalis chromosome 7, KH, whole genome shotgun sequence, the genomic window gttgggaaaattgacgttaagtgtcttgcactaGGATACATACAACCACAAGGGCTGCAGCAGTAGCAGCAACCAGCCTTGAAACCATAGCCTATGGGTTACAGGCatgtgcgctaaccactgagcTACAGCGCCggaaaatacatatatatagctGAGGTTgaaaactgcattttaaacCAACACTAAATTACATAAACTTAACAAAATCACCTGTTTCGTGCAGCTACATACACATAACCCATGGATTGGTTAATGACAAGATGGTTCATCACAATTCCTTGTGGCTGGaaactattaacaacaaaaagcGGTAAATCTGAAGATATGTGCCCATACGATCCAATGTATAACCACatcattgtaaaaaaatgaagaattttgaccatttttatcatcttttgtttgtatattttacattagtgctttaatttttcaattatattttcttaaaagGCATACAATGGTAAATTGCTGCAAtggtaaatttttaatgttaggacttttgtttttctataaatgCAACGAAActttctaaataaaacaaacacatattcTTATATCCTTGATCATAAAACACTATTAgtgataaaacaataacagttttggtgctagtgaagaatcctcccccaccttatttgctaaccactattTAACCCCCttaccaccaacctctaacactttccaccagcctattctgctatgtaccggaagattcttcactaatgcctgtttttttgttatatcaTGAACTGAAACAGGAAAAAGCAATATATAGgctattcaaaaaataaaatgtaaattaatagttaaaaacTTGTAAACGGCAGTTAAAATTCTGCAACTATTCTTTTCAGTATACTGGACCTTTTAATAAgcattttaatttagttttatttaaatttacttaatCTTTCGTAGTGTCGTTTACCAATTACAAATGacagaataatataaacataacgtTGCGGTTACAGCAAAAACGCAACGCGGCAGTTGCAATGAATGAATTACGTATTGTAGTAAAACCAACATGCAGAAACATATACTGCTATTAAGcctattcattcatttatatatctGAGTATATCTTTGCTTGTTTGTTCAACAAATACATTACAAACGAAGTAACGCTGTTTTacttattacgtcataattattcGCGCATTCTAGATTCGAGTCGAACTTTGTTGCCTTCGTTGTATAAACAATGGGTGTCGCCATAAGTAATGGGCACGTCGGGGAATACTGCCCTCTTTCCAAATTTGCACTCTTGTAAAGCTTCTACTTGAATTTGTGGGTTCTGCGCTAAGCAATATACAGacttattcattttaaaatcaaacataacTATTGATTTAATCGCTTCAAAACTACACTGTGTCAAAATGACAGAAACAATAACCAAAACACGAAAcaagaaagtaaaaaaaacaatattgtgacATGTACGATTTGATCCAGGGTGCTATTACATATGCGCTGACGCTACTAGGTATATGCACAGAAGGTAGTATTTAATATTGGAAGAAAACGTTGGGAACAGCAAAAAAAGGAAAGAGAAACATCACAACAAAGTTTcggtttcaatacaaacaagaAGAATCGTGCATTTTACATTGTCGTAAAGAGGATGTAATTGACAATAACTCATAAATCAGAACCACGAATCGTTATTTCCTTTGAAGTAAGCAAACTGCTCacatttcaataaaatgtaCGAGGTATAGTCTGCGAACAAGTCTGCACAGCAATGAGTGTTTTTAAAGCTCTTATTTTCGCTCTCTTTCTCGTGTCGTCTCACTGCCAGCATGGTCCTCGTCAAGTAGTGTTATCTTGCGGAAATGATGCAACAGAACAAAAAGGAGAGCCGGGGTCTCCTGGAAAGCGGGGGCCACTGGGTGAACGAGGGTTACAAGGACCAGTGGGTCCAAAAGGGGAGACAGGGCAATGTGACCCTAATTGTAGATCTGAGTACAATGAACTTAATGGAAGAGTTCAAAGAATGGAAAGATTAATGGAAGTTCACTGTAAGTTGGTTGCCATAtgtgtgaatgaataaatagatGTAGcctaacttgctttatcctctcggggcggggaaacgacagttgttataacacggatgtaaCTGTATCATGCATGTCGGCCCAggttataagttaccacgtaggtAACTTTATAagtgatttgttttttttcggtATGGGTGATAATTTAGATAGCCCATTAGTGTAAAGAAGCATATAGGCACCCAATGgcagcagtgacgagccttcaACGCGTGACCTTGTGGTAAGACTGGGCTGGCGGGCTAACTATTGTGCCACGTCTCCAGttgtgttaaaaatgtattgcTTGAGTGTCGTTTTATTTCTGAACTCGTTTTATTTCAGCTTTACCTAAAAGCTGTAGAGAGGCATTTCTTTCTGGACAAAATAGAAGTGGCttgtacaatatatacaaccCGAGGAACAGACAATACCTTGAGGTTTACTGCGATCAAACAACAGATGACGGTGGTTGGTTGGTAAGTTTGGTATACTTCCTGTATTACATTAGCCTACAGCCCTACACTAAGAGTCTCTTGACTAAAGGTACAACGTTTAGTGCTTGATACTGCTAATTTCGGGCGTGTGTGACGTTGGTCACTGAACAGTtttttccaacccagtggtcacttaatCAAACAATGAGATTAACTCACAAACTTATACTATATAAGTCgaaccatggcctactaaagatatctttagtaggccatggtggAACTAACGAGTGTATGGAATATAACACCCGCGTTTTATGATCGTCGTTTGCTAAaccgcgcgaggataaataatggTAATTCTCAAGGAGAAAGGCAGGCACTAACAACTATGCCATGGCTCTGGACAACGAAAACTGTACACTTCGAAAAGTAGTAaaccatgcgagaataaataatcctcatattttgttttgcaggTTTTCCAGCGAAGAACTGACGGGTCTGAGAATTTTTATCGAACATGGGAGgattataaagaaaaatttggAAATCTGACCAACGAATTTTGGCtcggtatatatatatttcatactaTAGGAACCTAAAATCGCacacaaaattgttttactaTAAAATTTCCTTTGCTATAGTATCAGCTATATGGCAATTGTAGGTTGGAATAAGATTGgatatgtttttgtattgtaatttcttgtccaatttagcagtaaacgaagaatatttacagatttatattACCGTAAGCTTTGCAAttataaaatagcgttgttagttgttcaaaacacggtCAGAAAATGTGGAATTTCGGTGCTAacaatatgtcccatcttaccccacagtactatgcacgagaagttttgttttattcattagGAATGGAACATCTGCATGCCTTGCTGGCAATTGGAAGTTACGAGCTGAGAATAGAATTAAAAGATTGTGCGAATGTTCGAAAGTACGCTAAATACAGGTGACAAAAATGCGGTTGTTTTCACCTTTATAGCCGTTTAGCGTGTTCAAATATATAGGTACACTGAATAGCTATATcgtatgttgtttaaataactgtAATTTTTTCGTTTATTAAATCTTACAACTGCGCGCTtcgtatagtaggatgggggaatatgggacaccttatcattctatcaTTCTGTTATCTCGTCACATtcgaaagtaaacaaagaaaattcaaataaataaaaaattgtattctCAAGACTCCTATAGaacattggtaattgtttaaaacacgatcacgatatttggatatcatgtgccaaaagtgtcccatcttaccccacagtactatatcacAACTGAACATTCGTCTGTCTTTGCCCTGCCAcacgatgataaataagttacatacgtggtaactcttaagcggacacgaggtgtgtaaaatggaacacccgcgttatactgactgtcgttgccctgcgaCGCGTtcaaaattaagttacatcAATTAATTCGGATAAAATagagtttaaattgttttacagtGTGTTTTCCATCGGGTCAGAGCAACAAATGTATAAGTTAACAGTTTCTGGATATTCGGGTAATGCAGGTAAGtccatgaaaaaaaattatatagtaatagggtgggagagaagatggaacattcaacgaattataaagccgtatcctcacgactcccatataagaccgtcgttaattgtttaaaatcaggatatttaagtatagtagggtgggggaagatgggacacattttcattctgttttctagtcacatttagtagtaagcaaagaaaattcaaagaattatcaaaccgtatccccccgactcccatagaccgttgttatttgtttaaaacacgatcaggatatttggatattatgtgcaaaaggtgtcccgtcttcccctaccctactatattatgtgctaaggtgtctcatctgcctccaccctactatacttctATAAATCTATTAACCTTATATTTACAGGCGATTCAATGGCGTACCACAACAACCGGCCCTTTAGTACTAAAGATAACGATAACAGCGCTACAGGCAGGTGTGCAATGACAGCGCATGGTGCATGGTGGTATCAGCGATGTTACGACTCCAATTTAAATGGTGCTTACCTGAATTGCCAAACCACAACCGATAGAGCAGCGAGCTGGAACACATTTCACGGAACAAAGTATTCCCAGGAATTTATTGAGATGAAATTCAGGCCCATCTAGTTAATCTTGGGATTAGGCCGTTGTTGTGTATACATGTAGATCATAATATAGTCATTTGCAAATCACAGctgtttttaaagttctttAACTATATCACAAAGCTAATATTTGTTCTGAAAAAGAAAccatttaagtaaaatttaacaaaataaagtcattcattcatttacccACGTTAATGTAACGACGCACCGCCGCGCTAGAATGAATAAgtgatatttaatttattatcagAAAGtgaaacatatagtactgtggagtaagatgggatagcTTTAGCTTTAGatccaatattttttaatcgtGTTTGAAATAAGTAACAACGTCATTTAGAGTCGTGGAAATACGGCTATAATTTcataatattctttgtttactaccaaatggaagaAAATGGTATAAAAACCTGTTCctttttaccccaccctactataacacgACTTATTACCTCTTGCAATCATAATGTCGGAAATAGTTATGTTAGATTACAAAATAATTCGATATAATGGGAAACGAACACTGACGCACAATTATAACGCTATGAATAACACGCAATATATCGGCAGGTAATTTCACAAGTAGCCTAATtgaaaacaacatatatatgtatataatgtatataagcaaatatagtaggttggtgaagataggacaccctttcattctaatttcccaacccatttgggagtaaacaaaaatgtaagacttataaaaccgtattctcacaactcttatatactgttgttggctgtttaaaacaggatcaggatatttggacattatgtactaaaggtgtcccatccagcaccacagtactacataGTATTAACACTATAGAACACAGTGGCCATGTCTCATGTTTGCAATACAAATTAGCAATAAGGATGGTCAAAGCAATTAGATTGTAGCATGGTAAATCGAGAAAataggaaaacgacagtttcaaaataaacttttaaaaacaaaaaaatcagtttacAATAACGGCAGGTATAACTGAGTTGTCTCTTATGGAAGATTCCAGGTTCTTGGCCtgctgtaataaaaatatcattatcaataataataatctaaataaatattcactcacaaatttatatgtggtaacttgtaagcggggacgaggtgtatgaacaaaGACAAcaagtgttataaaaaatgtcctGGCccgcgagggtaaataagtttcattcatattttttctctACAATTATAGTAGGAAAgatcaaaaaaacaattcaaactaATAGACAGAATATACAAATGACAGCAGTGATTTATATGATAAATCAGTTGCAAAAAAGTtaatgcaaaaataattaatattaaaaaagatttaagcCAAAATTTGAATACCATAgctagaaattttaaaaatcaaaaaatatttttctctaAAAATAGGTATAgtgtttttacctttatttgtcttttgcttttagtttgtttaaccTTGGTGTCTTTATTTGTATTAGGTTGAACCGATATCCTTATGTCACTTCCCATTTTGTTCGTCAAGTAGTTTGGTAATCTCAGTTTTTCCACACGTGGAGATTTAGAAAACTTCATAATGTTATTCATGCGTTCCATGATGGACCTAACAattggatgaatgtaacttgcttttttCTCTTGTGGcgggaaaatgacagtcttttaacacaggtgttctgtttcatacaccttgtgcctgcttacgagttactatgtacgTAGTTTTGTAAATGATTGCTTTTCTATAttgctgacagtttagacaacctattactgtttaagcaattaccattaggtgtcttgcccaaggacatatacgtcCACTATATTAGCAGCGACGAACCTTGAATCTGTAACCTCTGGATTAATAGGCAAGCACACTGAAATACACTTACTGTATAAAGGTGGTTTTCTCATGAAGTGAGATTATGTCTGCATCTAATGGGTCCAATCTTGCCAATGAATTCTTAAGctgtaacaaatatatatatatataaacttaagaatctgtaaaattttcttttttgtgtaatgatttttattatttttttctttggtatATCAATAAGCGCGTTTTaacactgttgttttaccattacGACTCGCCTTTTCACTTTTAGAAACTTCTCCATTTATGCATCtaattaaaaagacaaaaaaatgcattcattcaaatgctaaaaaaaggttttaaattaaaacagaacactgtgttataacaactgtcatgttccggccacgcgaggataaactaAATACCATTAATTTAGTCATTCACATACAAACccttcaaataaaaaaaaacacgaaaagacaaaaaatattaaaaaacaaaccctTAATCGACACCCCACATTAAATCTAACGCTTCTTTTTGCGTCAGAAAATGTAACGTGGATATTTTCTTGGGACACAATTCGTATTCCAACTTGTCTGTTCAAACCGCATACGATTGGTTGAAATGGAGGGGCGTGTACGTGCGTCTGCGTATTTTTCCATTTCCATTTCTTGATTCTTTCACCATTGGAActacataacataaaaaaaaaaaaaaaaaattagttttattttttttagttgaatgaatgaatgaaatttatttcatctCTTCGTCAACGATAACGAGGAACgggagagtttacaaaagcgaaaagactgGTAGCAttggtaaaacaacatttgttaaaacatgcttattgataagaaagaaagaaataatgctGTAGTAGATAAAatgcgtgaccgttacaccctacagacgatacaatAATTTCCTATATATCTCTTCAAATACAGTAACTAAGATaaggttaattaataaaataagagAAGGGAactagcagcaaaacgacagtcgttaaaacacgctgtgtttaaaaactacttgaataaAATGGTAGCTGCTAAACCCACAATTCAGTGTAAATTAACTCatattaagttgtatttaattagAACAAAAtgagtaattaaaaaaagtgtgtgtaaaaaataagtttttggCCAATTAATACTTTAACCAGCATTGTAACAGTTGTGTATTATTTTTCACActcacgggtgttctgttttacacacctggTGCCCCATTACAAGCTACCACGTTTGtaaatttgtgtaaatttaatataaaaacttaataaataaaNNNNNNNNNNNNNNNNNNNNNNNNNNNNNNNNNNNNNNNNNNNNNNNNNNTTAGCCCAGAGAGGTTCTGTGCTTGGCACTGCTAGGAGCAGACGCCCTTGAgcaagcaagacacttaatggcaattactgcaacccagtggccccttatgggttgtctaagttgtcagccgtacattacaacaaaaaaatcttttaaaatatattactatttATCTAGCATTCCAGCACCAAGTGTAGGAAAAAGAACatctgtattataacgactgtcactgccacgcgaggataaattagttacattcatttattcaagatcatatatatacttactCTGCCACTTGCGATTGCGGTTTGTGCATCTTGTATTATAAATTCCTCGACAGGTTCATTTACTTGTGGTGGGGTTATTGGGCGAATGGTCCAGCCCTCTTCCATGCATTTCTCAGATGATAACGAATAGTTTACGGTTTTTAACTGCCGAGCAACTGTATGGACATAAGGTAGattaaataatgtattatagtagggtggcgtAAAAcaggacatttttttaacaaattatatacCTGTGGCCTCACCACATTAAAAGcgatgttatttgtttaaaacagatcaggaaatatgggacctAGGTACTATCGGTATCTAATTTTTCCCCGCAGTACTATTTAATTCAATTTGTCAAAAATGGttcattaatataaaaattcttACTTAGAGTTAGACACATGGAAATttgtaagctagcacgaggtgtataaaacagaacacccatgttagcTTCTAAATTGCCCTGCCACGCTAGAATAATAAGCAACAATAATTAATACTGTTATCCTCAATTTCACTTTACATGAAACTACTGGTAACTTTACCCTAATCCAGTGATTTCCAAACTGGGGGTTGTATCAATATTTCAGGGGTCACTGAGAATATACGATCTTTACACAAAGTACTACATATATTGTACTATTAGTCGTAAGGGGTCCGGGAAATTTTAGGAGAAAAAGGGCTCACAAGCCAAAAAGTTTGAGAAATCCTGtgttaaacaaattgtaaCAACTTACAAGCATAAAAGTTAGTTTGATTTGTAggaattgtttgtttttgtctttCAACTTCACGAGCCCTCATTCGTTCAGCAGCATGTTCTTTTGCTATCTTACGCTCCTGTAAATAAGAACAcacacttaatgacaattgaTTCACTAATGGGTCACTAATGTGTCAGCCATTAATAAAAACCCACAAAATATTCCACTAACTTGTTGTGAGCCATATGCAGCATGAGGTTCAATATCAATCAATGTATCTGATTGACTGCTTTGTTCACTTTTCTCTCGTTCTTTCGCCGCTTCTTccaataaattgttaaaataagtttgatCTTCCGGTTTCATGGTTTCCCAGTCAACACTTGAAGATGCTTTGTCctgttaaaatatcaaatattcAAATGTATGTCTGTGTAGTGACcttgcttttttaaaaaaattaaatgtatccTGTCAAGAGAACGATTGTCTATGTAAATttggtttatattattattccCCCATTTATGGGTTGTTTTCTTTATGCACACTTTTCTTTCTTTAACTTGGAAAatagttaaacataaattgctcattgtttgtctgctaggtgtagcgaccacgcttctttcttccaattaaatgtaaacatgttttagactgtaagtgtgttttaacaactgttgttttgtcgctttatccttttttttctttttttttaaatgttcgctaccgtaatagaagagacaaataaatattactattattatttGAAATGTATACTCAAATGTATGTCTGAGTAGTGATCACATTTCTTTCttgaatgtaaaaatattttttaaccctaagcatgttttaacaattgtagttttgtagcTATATCatgtttttgacatttttctaaaaagaCACAAATGGTTTAACTCCGAGTAGCCCTAcccaacaaaaaacaacaaaagaaaaataattttcctgGCTGTTTACCTTAATATTTAGTGTTTTGTCGCCATATTCTGTGTTTTACCTTTTATAAAACAGcactaataaaaacaattctcccaataataattcaaaataGTACTTTAATATTGTCATAATCCACTCTATGTGCCTTAGATTCCGGTTTATATTGAAGTATATAAGGAGCTCCAACGCTTGATACCTCAGTTGTTGGTGTATGGGAACCCATGGTGTCTAATATGTTCATCTGCAGTAGCAAGAACAATTTAACGCTTAAcgtaattgaatgaataaatgtaacttgctttatcctggaAAGCtggggcaaggacagtcgtaacaacacaggtgttctgttttgtacacctcattttgcttacgagttaccgcatGTGTAGATTTTTATGCTATATGACTgataaattggacaacccattttgGACCACTGCTTTGGGGCAAATACACATAATTGCATGGTATGACAGTATGATACCAAGTATTTTCTGGTTAGCAGGCAGGTGCTTAACTAATGCACCATAGCACAGGTacaatatttgaatgtttgttgttCAATACATAATCAACAGTTTACTTTCTGTTTCGGTCAGTCTCGATACAAACATGACAGCCCATGtgtaaaatacaacttttatttcatttaattcagtttaaaaaaccaaAACCACCTTTAGTGATGAAGGTAGAATGTAAGTAGTCGTAATTAGGTTTcctattttattatacaatatgtCACCTCAGCAACTGGGTTGTCGTCCATCACAGAAGAATCAATATTCAAACTCTGACTTAACCCGCTTGCTGGGCTCTTGctgtaaataaacacaaatttatttaacttttccacCAAGTTAATATCTTAAGGTGGTGTTTTTGTGGTATTGCTAACAATTTAAGTTTGAGCAATTGTCAATAAGTTTCttacccaagaacacacacaCCGACAAAACCtggtattataaaaaataaaatccagcgctgtagcacagttggttagcgcgcatgcCTCTTATCTAGAgattatgggttcaaggctcgtcactgctaccaatACCGTTTTGAACTTATGTGCCTTTGGGCAacacacttaacggcaattgcttcaacccagtggtcactaataggttgtcaaaattgacagccatacataaaaaaattaaataaaaacaatcacctaaaaagttacataattcaaaagctggcacgaggtgtatgaaccagaacacccgtgggccgtgctataacgactgtcattttccagccacgtgaggataaagtaatttacatttatttaatcaaaatgTTAATACTTCACCTTATCCTGTCATTAATTGGATGATTTTGTCCATCATTAGACTCCATGTCTTCAGTTGTTGAGATTTCAGTTTCATGACCATCCTCATGAACTTTTAACACAGCTtcaatgttttgttcattCTCTGATAAAGACCCGTtagtttctgtaaaaaaaatacttttttttatcaacaaaacattgtttttctgtttatcaaaaaataattaacaaaatttagttCAACacagtatatacatatatgtttacAATTCCTATGATcatcaaatttttttattagaaggATTAACAAAAATTTGCTTAAATGTTCATCAACAAAATACTGAACAACAGTTGACCaggtaattaataaaaaatgtttataaatttattgcatTGTAAAGGTTTAAAAGacgtaaaaataaaccaatcaaacaaaatgaaactagtccccaatggtagcagtatcaGGTATCGAACCGGGTATCATTTGGTTATGACGAGAATTCACAGGCATAgacactaaacaaaaaaaataaaaaataaaaattttaaattttaaacttataaaaaaaaattcgcacctgaaaaaaaattcacacaaaaaaattaaaaattttaaactaataaaaaaagattgtaCCTGTATCATTGTGTATTTCAGTTTGTAGCAGGCAACTTTCTTCAGTTTGCATCTCAATTGATACGGCAATAAATTCTTCCCCATTATTTCTAATACTGCGCGTCACAACTGTGGTGTCTGGGTTGCCGTGTCTGAGATATTGATCATAAATTGATGGTTAACTATGGGCTATTGTTCAAGTAAGAACATTCGAAAATAGAAAATTCAGATTCCATTTGGATAAGGGACTGATGTTGTCATTCGGAAttagttggacttgatttttattaCGTGAAAAGCtggttataataataataataatgcagtaattaactttatttgtatttttaattaaggtagcaaagataaaaaaatgggtaaaagaaaaaaaatttagtgacaaaatgatagtcgtttaaacacaattaataacaaatttacatttagtcaCAAAAaagaagcgtggtcgctacccCTAGCAGACGAACAACGAGACATTCATGTTTATTTAGTTCCCAAGTTGTAATAAAAACGTACCTAAACACACAGTCTATAAATAAGGGATAATAGTGTGAACCAAATATCTTATATAAATCAATGCATTGTCTCACCTTGTATACAAGTCATCATTGCCATTGAGTTCCTTTGCCTCAATATctacaagtaaaaaaatattacatttacaaataaaaaaaatgtttgcgTGATGCACacttttaattgttattttcaaaaattaggaaaatatttttatatatttagttgtgagaatacagttttatatttctttgaatgttttttgtttactacctaataggatgagaaaatagaatgaaaaggtgtcccatctaccccaccttactatacatgTTACATTAAGTTTAGTATTTACCTGCATTTGATTTTGTCATCAATTCTTCAACTCCCACACTTCCAGTTTCTTGTTCATGTCTCTTCATGTTTTCAACAGTAAGAGAGGTGTGGGTGGGCTGCTCCTCATTACTGATAAACAATAAGAACAACATTATTAcacagtctgcagagtatggtaTGTACacacaattttgtttacaaacttttggttatgtacaccataatttgtcccatgcacgccaattaattaaacaatgaaccaaatctgtattaaattaagtagggTTTCCTAAAGTGACTTG contains:
- the LOC100183414 gene encoding ficolin-1-like, which codes for MSVFKALIFALFLVSSHCQHGPRQVVLSCGNDATEQKGEPGSPGKRGPLGERGLQGPVGPKGETGQCDPNCRSEYNELNGRVQRMERLMEVHSLPKSCREAFLSGQNRSGLYNIYNPRNRQYLEVYCDQTTDDGGWLVFQRRTDGSENFYRTWEDYKEKFGNLTNEFWLGMEHLHALLAIGSYELRIELKDCANVRKYAKYSVFSIGSEQQMYKLTVSGYSGNAGDSMAYHNNRPFSTKDNDNSATGRCAMTAHGAWWYQRCYDSNLNGAYLNCQTTTDRAASWNTFHGTKYSQEFIEMKFRPI
- the LOC100181064 gene encoding glutamate-rich protein 6 (The sequence of the model RefSeq protein was modified relative to this genomic sequence to represent the inferred CDS: added 289 bases not found in genome assembly), whose protein sequence is MSNEEQPTHTSLTVENMKRHEQETGSVGVEELMTKSNADIEAKELNGNDDLYTRHGNPDTTVVTRSIRNNGEEFIAVSIEMQTEESCLLQTEIHNDTETNGSLSENEQNIEAVLKVHEDGHETEISTTEDMESNDGQNHPINDRISKSPASGLSQSLNIDSSVMDDNPVAEMNILDTMGSHTPTTEVSSVGAPYILQYKPESKAHRVDYDNIKDKASSSVDWETMKPEDQTYFNNLLEEAAKEREKSEQSSQSDTLIDIEPHAAYGSQQERKIAKEHAAERMRAREVERQKQTIPTNQTNFYAFARQLKTVNYSLSSEKCMEEGWTIRPITPPQVNEPVEEFIIQDAQTAIASGRPHEHIFVERYYDNGSLFLAVFSDGTGNIWYPSGNIAISIVASENAGKPIFMLHEDKDPGEFPCIQAIFQPNGKCTCYHPNGAVRINLSSIGGEYFNPNGERIKKWKWKNTQTHVHAPPFQPIVCGLNRQVGIRIVSQENIHVTFSDAKRSVRFNVGCRLRLKNSLARLDPLDADIISLHEKTTFIQSIMERMNNIMKFSKSPRVEKLRLPNYLTNKMGSDIRISVQPNTNKDTKVKQTKSKRQIKQAKNLESSIRDNSVIPAVIVN